Proteins from a genomic interval of Lelliottia amnigena:
- the ispA gene encoding geranyltranstransferase, with product MDFSTELQACVKRANDALRRFIDPQPFQNTPLVAAMHYGALLGGKRLRPFLVYATGNMFGISSNTLDAPAAAVECIHAYSLIHDDLPAMDDDDLRRGQPTCHIKFGEANAILAGDALQTLAFSILSDAPMIEVADRDRLAMVSELAMASGVAGMCGGQALDLEAEGHQVNLEQLERIHRHKTGALIRAAVRLGALSAGERGREALPILDRYAESIGLAFQVQDDILDVVGDTATLGKRQGADQQLGKSTYPALLGLEQAQQKARI from the coding sequence ATGGATTTTTCCACAGAGCTTCAGGCGTGTGTTAAGCGTGCCAACGATGCGCTACGCCGTTTTATCGATCCACAGCCTTTTCAGAACACTCCTCTGGTTGCCGCCATGCACTATGGCGCACTCTTAGGTGGAAAGCGCCTTCGCCCGTTTTTAGTGTACGCCACGGGAAATATGTTTGGCATCAGCAGCAACACGCTGGATGCACCCGCTGCCGCCGTTGAGTGTATTCACGCTTATTCGCTCATTCATGACGATTTACCGGCCATGGACGACGACGATCTGCGTCGCGGCCAGCCCACCTGCCACATTAAGTTTGGTGAGGCGAACGCGATTCTGGCGGGCGATGCATTACAAACGCTGGCGTTCTCCATCTTAAGCGATGCGCCCATGATCGAAGTGGCCGATCGCGACCGTCTGGCGATGGTGTCTGAGCTGGCGATGGCCAGCGGCGTCGCAGGGATGTGCGGCGGACAAGCGCTGGATCTGGAGGCTGAAGGGCATCAGGTTAATCTGGAACAGCTTGAACGTATTCATCGTCATAAAACCGGCGCGTTGATTCGTGCAGCCGTTCGTCTGGGCGCGCTGAGCGCTGGTGAACGAGGCCGCGAAGCCTTGCCCATTCTGGATCGTTACGCTGAGAGTATCGGTCTCGCGTTCCAGGTACAGGATGACATTCTGGATGTGGTGGGCGATACTGCAACATTGGGAAAACGTCAGGGAGCGGATCAGCAACTTGGCAAAAGTACCTATCCAGCCTTACTGGGTCTTGAGCAAGCCCAACAAAAAGCCCGGATCTGA
- the thiI gene encoding thiamine biosynthesis protein ThiI — translation MVVYSCAWMQPRVWVAVSFHHKPLRACQRNIAAMKFIIKLFPEITIKSQSVRLRFIKMLTGNIRNVLKEYEETLAIVRHWDHIEVRAKDESQRLDIRDALTRIPGIHHILDVEDVPFTSLHDIFEKALEQFRAEVEGKSFCVRVKRRGKHEFTSIEAERYIGGGLNQHIESARVKLTRPDVTVNLEIENDRLLLVKGRYEGIGGYPIGTQEDVLSLISGGFDSGVSSYMLMRRGCRVHYCFFNLGGAAHEIGVRQVAHYLWKRFGSSHRVRFVAINFEPVVGEILEKVDDGQMGVVLKRMMVRAASQVAERYGVQALVTGEALGQVSSQTLTNLRLIDNVSDTLILRPLISHDKEHIIDMAREIGTEDFARTMPEYCGVISKSPTVKAVKAKIEAEEQNFDFAILDKVVAEATNVDIREIATQTAQEVVEVETVSGFSANDVILDIRSVDEQDASPLKVDGVEVMSLPFYKLSTKFGDLEQSKTYLLWCERGVMSRLQALYLREQGFANVKVYRP, via the coding sequence ATGGTGGTATACTCCTGCGCCTGGATGCAACCACGGGTGTGGGTTGCTGTCTCTTTCCATCACAAGCCTTTACGGGCTTGCCAACGAAACATTGCCGCCATGAAGTTTATCATTAAATTGTTCCCGGAAATCACCATCAAAAGCCAATCTGTGCGTTTGCGCTTTATTAAAATGCTGACCGGAAACATTCGAAACGTATTAAAAGAGTACGAAGAAACGCTCGCCATTGTGCGCCACTGGGATCACATCGAAGTTCGCGCCAAAGACGAAAGCCAACGTCTGGATATCCGCGATGCGCTGACGCGTATTCCAGGGATTCACCACATTCTGGACGTCGAAGATGTGCCGTTCACCTCGCTTCACGATATCTTCGAGAAAGCGCTGGAACAGTTCCGCGCCGAAGTTGAAGGGAAATCCTTCTGCGTGCGCGTCAAGCGCCGCGGCAAGCATGAATTCACCTCTATTGAAGCCGAACGCTATATTGGCGGCGGTTTAAATCAGCATATCGAATCCGCGCGCGTAAAACTGACGCGTCCGGATGTGACCGTTAATCTCGAAATCGAGAACGACCGCCTGTTGCTGGTAAAAGGCCGTTACGAAGGTATCGGCGGCTACCCTATCGGTACCCAGGAAGATGTGCTGTCGCTCATCTCCGGCGGTTTTGACTCCGGTGTGTCTAGCTACATGCTGATGCGTCGCGGCTGCCGCGTGCACTACTGCTTCTTTAACCTGGGCGGCGCTGCGCATGAAATCGGCGTTCGTCAGGTTGCGCATTACCTGTGGAAGCGCTTTGGCAGCTCCCACCGCGTGCGTTTTGTCGCGATTAACTTTGAACCGGTTGTCGGCGAAATCCTCGAAAAAGTGGACGACGGCCAGATGGGCGTGGTGCTGAAGCGCATGATGGTGCGCGCGGCCTCTCAGGTGGCTGAACGCTACGGTGTACAGGCGCTGGTCACCGGCGAAGCGCTGGGCCAGGTCTCCAGCCAGACGCTGACCAACCTGCGTCTGATCGACAATGTGTCCGACACGCTGATTCTGCGTCCGCTGATCTCTCACGATAAAGAACATATCATTGATATGGCGCGCGAAATCGGTACCGAAGACTTTGCCCGTACCATGCCGGAATACTGCGGCGTGATCTCGAAAAGCCCAACGGTGAAAGCGGTGAAGGCGAAAATCGAAGCCGAAGAGCAGAATTTTGATTTTGCGATTCTGGATAAAGTTGTCGCCGAAGCCACTAACGTGGATATCCGTGAAATCGCGACCCAGACCGCGCAGGAAGTGGTTGAAGTCGAAACCGTCAGCGGTTTCAGCGCAAATGACGTGATTCTGGATATTCGCTCCGTTGATGAACAGGATGCCAGCCCGCTGAAAGTGGATGGTGTCGAGGTGATGTCTCTGCCTTTCTATAAGCTGAGCACCAAGTTTGGCGATCTGGAACAGAGCAAAACCTATCTTCTGTGGTGTGAGCGCGGCGTGATGAGTCGTTTGCAGGCGCTGTATCTGCGCGAACAGGGCTTTGCCAATGTGAAGGTATATCGCCCGTAA
- the dxs_3 gene encoding 1-deoxy-D-xylulose-5-phosphate synthase translates to MSFDIAKYPTLALVDSTQELRLLPKESLPKLSDELRRYLLDSVSRSSGHFASGLGTVELTVALHYVYNTPFDQLIWDVGHQAYPHKILTGRRDKIGTIRQKGGLHPFPWRGESEFDVLSVGHSSTSISAGIGIAVAAEKENKQRRTVCVIGDGAITAGMAFEAMNHAGDIKPDMLVILNDNEMSISENVGALNNHLAQLLSGKLYSTLREGGKKVFSGVPPIKELLKRTEEHIKGMVVPGTLFEELGFNYIGPVDGHDVLGLVTTLKNMRDLKGAAVPAHHDEKRAWLRARGKRSDHLPRRA, encoded by the coding sequence ATGAGTTTTGATATTGCCAAATACCCGACACTGGCGTTGGTTGACTCCACCCAGGAGTTACGTCTGTTGCCGAAAGAGAGCCTGCCGAAGCTGAGTGACGAATTACGTCGCTATTTGCTCGACAGCGTGAGTCGTTCCAGCGGACATTTCGCCTCCGGACTTGGCACGGTGGAGCTGACCGTGGCGCTTCACTACGTCTATAACACCCCTTTCGATCAGCTGATTTGGGACGTCGGGCATCAGGCTTATCCCCACAAAATTTTGACCGGGCGTCGCGATAAAATTGGCACGATTCGCCAGAAAGGCGGCCTGCATCCGTTCCCGTGGCGCGGTGAGAGCGAATTCGACGTTTTAAGCGTGGGACACTCTTCAACCTCCATTTCCGCCGGTATCGGCATCGCCGTTGCGGCGGAGAAAGAGAATAAACAGCGTCGCACCGTGTGCGTGATTGGCGATGGCGCGATCACCGCAGGCATGGCGTTTGAAGCGATGAACCACGCGGGTGACATCAAGCCGGATATGCTGGTGATTCTCAACGACAACGAAATGTCGATCTCCGAGAACGTCGGTGCGCTGAATAATCATCTGGCACAACTGTTGTCCGGCAAGCTTTACTCCACCCTGCGTGAAGGCGGCAAAAAAGTCTTCTCCGGCGTCCCACCGATCAAAGAGTTGCTCAAACGCACTGAAGAGCACATCAAAGGCATGGTTGTGCCAGGCACGCTGTTTGAAGAGCTGGGCTTTAACTATATCGGCCCGGTTGACGGGCACGATGTGCTTGGCCTGGTCACGACGCTCAAAAACATGCGCGACCTGAAAGGGGCCGCAGTTCCTGCACATCATGACGAAAAAAGGGCGTGGCTACGAGCCCGCGGAAAAAGATCCGATCACCTTCCACGCCGTGCCTAA
- the yajL_1 gene encoding DJ-1 family protein, which produces MSASALICLAPGSEETEAVTTIDLLVRAGIAVTTASVASDGNLTITCSRGVKILADAPLVEVADGDYDVIVLPGGVKGAECFRDSPLLVETVRQFHLSGRIVAAICATAATVLVPHQLFPVGNMTGFPTLKDQIPEEQWVDKRVVWDPRVNLLTSQGPGTSIDFALKIIDLVVGREKAHEVASSLVIAAGIYNYYGA; this is translated from the coding sequence ATGAGCGCGTCGGCACTGATTTGCCTCGCCCCTGGTAGCGAAGAAACAGAAGCAGTCACCACCATTGATTTGCTGGTTCGCGCCGGCATTGCCGTCACAACGGCAAGCGTCGCCAGCGATGGCAATCTGACCATCACCTGCTCGCGCGGCGTAAAGATTTTGGCGGATGCCCCGCTGGTCGAAGTGGCAGACGGTGACTACGACGTGATTGTGCTGCCAGGCGGAGTGAAAGGCGCGGAGTGTTTCCGTGACAGCCCGCTGCTGGTAGAAACGGTCAGACAATTTCACCTGTCGGGACGAATTGTGGCCGCTATATGCGCCACTGCCGCAACCGTCCTAGTGCCGCATCAACTCTTCCCAGTCGGAAATATGACCGGTTTCCCGACGCTCAAAGACCAGATTCCGGAAGAACAGTGGGTGGATAAACGCGTGGTATGGGATCCACGCGTTAACCTGCTGACCAGCCAGGGGCCCGGCACGTCGATAGATTTTGCGCTGAAGATTATCGATTTAGTGGTGGGGCGTGAAAAAGCGCACGAGGTGGCATCATCCCTGGTGATCGCCGCGGGAATTTACAATTACTACGGCGCATGA
- the dxs_1 gene encoding 1-deoxy-D-xylulose-5-phosphate synthase produces MVVMTPSDENECRQMLFTGYHYQDGPSAVRYPRGNAVGVELEPLDKNADWQSIIKRHGEKLAILNFGTLMPEAAKVAESMNATLVDMRFVKPLDEALILDMATRHEALITLEENAIMGGAGSGVNEVLMANRKPVPVLNLGLPDRFIPQGTQDEARAEIGLDAAGIEAKIRAWFA; encoded by the coding sequence ATGGTAGTCATGACGCCGAGCGATGAGAACGAGTGCCGCCAGATGCTGTTCACCGGCTATCACTATCAGGATGGCCCAAGCGCAGTGCGTTATCCGCGCGGCAACGCCGTGGGTGTCGAGCTGGAACCGCTGGACAAAAATGCCGATTGGCAAAGCATCATCAAACGTCACGGTGAAAAGCTGGCGATTCTGAATTTCGGGACATTAATGCCCGAAGCGGCAAAAGTCGCCGAGTCGATGAACGCGACGCTCGTGGATATGCGCTTCGTCAAACCGCTCGACGAAGCGTTGATTCTGGACATGGCAACACGTCATGAGGCGCTGATTACGCTCGAGGAAAATGCCATTATGGGCGGCGCGGGCAGCGGCGTGAACGAAGTGCTGATGGCAAATCGCAAGCCAGTTCCGGTACTCAACCTCGGTTTGCCAGACCGCTTTATTCCGCAGGGCACGCAGGATGAAGCCCGCGCGGAGATTGGCCTTGATGCCGCAGGCATCGAAGCAAAAATCCGCGCCTGGTTCGCCTAA
- the xseB gene encoding exodeoxyribonuclease VII small subunit — protein MPKKNDAPASFETALNELEQIVNRLESGDLPLEDALNEFERGVQLARQGQVKLQQAEQRVQILLSDSEDAAPTPFTPDAE, from the coding sequence ATGCCGAAGAAAAATGACGCCCCCGCCAGTTTCGAAACTGCGCTGAATGAACTGGAACAGATTGTGAACCGTCTGGAAAGCGGCGATCTCCCGCTGGAAGACGCGCTCAATGAATTCGAACGCGGCGTACAGCTTGCGCGCCAGGGGCAGGTCAAGCTGCAACAGGCGGAACAACGCGTGCAGATCCTGCTTTCCGACAGCGAAGATGCCGCCCCAACGCCTTTTACACCGGACGCTGAGTAA
- the dxs_2 gene encoding 1-deoxy-D-xylulose-5-phosphate synthase, which produces MPSYSKIFGDWLCETAAKDNKLMAVTPAMREGSGMVEFSKKYPDQYFDVAIAEQHAVTFAAGLAIGGYKPIVAIYSTFLQRAYDQVIHDVAIQKLPVLFAIDRAGIVGADGRRIRVRLISPSCAVCQIW; this is translated from the coding sequence ATGCCGAGCTATTCTAAAATCTTTGGCGACTGGCTGTGTGAAACGGCGGCCAAAGACAACAAGCTGATGGCCGTAACGCCCGCTATGCGCGAAGGCTCCGGCATGGTGGAGTTTTCCAAAAAATACCCGGATCAGTATTTTGACGTCGCGATTGCTGAGCAGCACGCGGTGACATTCGCCGCAGGCCTGGCGATTGGCGGCTATAAACCGATTGTAGCGATCTACTCTACCTTCCTGCAGCGCGCGTACGATCAGGTGATCCATGATGTCGCGATCCAGAAACTCCCGGTGCTGTTTGCTATCGATCGCGCGGGTATCGTCGGTGCCGACGGCAGACGCATCAGGGTGCGTTTGATCTCTCCTTCCTGCGCTGTGTGCCAGATATGGTAG